The DNA window GGGTAGCAACGGTCTCTACAGGTATCACGGTCGCAGCGGGCTCCGCAGACGCCGATTCTGACACTGCCAACTCTGAATCCGATGGGATCGAGTCCGACAGCGAGGACTCAGCAGAGGAATCCACATCTACCTCGGCCAAGACAAcgtcttcgtcgacgacTGTTCGTTCTTCGGCCCCCACCGTCACCTCAGCCGCATCCGCATCGTCCATCGCAACATTGACGCCACCAGCGGCGTCTGTCGGCCATCCCAATGCTGCAGCCCCGTCCGCCGTAACCTCTACGGGCTTGCGTTTGAGTTCTCAGGCGCCAGCTATCTCAACCCCAAGGGCGATTGTCTCTACCAAGTCACCGCTCccaagctcctcggcgagcaAGGTCTCCAGCCTGGAGGATCTTGTGACCTCTCTCACCAAGGCAGCTCCAACTGGATCCAAGTCGGCATTGCCGCTGGCGCCAGTCGTATCAACAACCGCACCGTTGCCTTCCATGCGACCCGAGCGCGAGATGGATGAGCCAGAGACAAGCAGTATCAACGTAGCTCCTGCCGCACGAAACAAGCTCGGTCCGGGAGCTGTGGCGGGCATAGTCATCGGCGTATTGGGTAACTACTGCCCCTAAGCCTGTCGAGAATATCAAGCGGTGCGCTGACCCAGCCAGCCTTTGCCGCCCTGCTAGCCGGGGCGGCTCTCCTCTGGCGCAAACGCCGTCGCGACCGCGGCCTCCCCTTCCTGCCCGAAAAACGCTTCCGACTGGGAgacggcgacagcgacgccgacgcgtCTCACCCGGCCTCCATCGGCGGACCCGTATTCGGAAaagcaggcggcggccaccCGCCCGTCAAGACCAACACGCAAATCATGGACGACCTGATGCGCGCGGCTTATCTAGCCGACAGCGGCATGAACGACATGGAAAGCgcctccgcggccgcgccaaTGGCAACCGCCGCCAGACCGCCACCCcgggcgcagcagcagcagcaccagcagaCGAGTGAGTTATTCCTGGACGAGAAGGCATACACGGCGCTCGCGGGCtcgctgccgacgccgggGTCGCCCAAGAAGCCGGTCCTGCGCTGGCTGAGCGGGGTGAAGACGCCCGTGCTGCCCCACGGGCCCAAGatgccgcccttgccgccgcccgtaTCAGGACTGCcgcctggcggcgcgggcaggGGAAGGGTGCCGgacccgccgcggccggcgtaTTTCGGGCGGGAGACCATGACGACGGAGACGACGAACACTAGCGTGCGCTGGTTTGGCTAGCGGGTGTTATCTCGTGGTGCTTTCAAAGAGAGCAACATCAGCAACGCCAGCAGCAGTAGAAACAACGCACGCGGGGCCGGGCCCTGGCGGCAATGTGTCGGCTGTAGATAGATCTGTACTCGTGGCCAAGGACCTTGGTGCTCCTTGGGCGAAGCGCTCGATGTAACGTTGCCTGATTGACATGCTCCGGGCAAGACCCGGATTGCGTCAAGACTTTGAGCCGCAGATGATTTGAGTAGGTGACGAGTGGGCTGCGGAAGGAGGAATAGAGAGCGATTGACTGAAAAAAACTTCAAGATTCGGTGGTCAAAACGCAAATGAGACAAATTGAGCAACGCCATGTTTGCGGCTACGTATCATCACCTGTAATATGGATGacctcgatatatatagggatcGTTTCGGGGACATGGAGATATTGATCAGGGGCAAATGTGGGAGTTGGGCGAATCATTTGGGGGGCAACGACTAGATCAAGACCATGTATGCACATTGCAAGCACCCTCCAAAGCGCAGTTCTTAGTAGATTCCTTGAAAATTGGCCCTTCTGATAGTTTTAAAGGTACGCCATAGAATTTCAACAGTCTAATCAACTAGTGCACTAATTAGCCCTTGGCCTTCCTAACTGAGTTGACTTTAAGGTACTATCTATCAAGGTATTGACTTTGTGTCATTATTCCAAGGAATCTTCTGCTGCGCTGACTCATTAAGCTGTCCCGGAATCATCTTTGCATACCATCTCTGATGCTTTTCGCGGCAGGCACGAGAAGTGGCAGCCGGTCCCATGGGCAGCGCTTGCGAAAGACAGCTCGTGTCCCGTCTCCACCAACTGATCAGTTGGACATCACGTCATcatccgccgccagccgctggTTGTCCCTCATCTCACCATCCATCAGCTTTCAGGCTTTCACCTCAATCCTCACTAAGCCCAGCCGGTCTCAATTCCTAGGCCGCTACTCACTACCCTCAATCATCCTCTGATTTCTCTCAGACTGCCCTCACGATTCTCATTTCATTGTCCAAAAAAAATTCCCTGGGTAGGTGTCTCCCCGCCTgagcttacctaggtaggtagcttaccccctcctcctctctccGAGACAGAAAAGAGATCTCACAAGCCCAAGACCATCTGTCACCGAAAAAAATCATGTCCACCATCGACACCACCCTCCCACCCCAGCCCACCGGCGCAGCCGCCACCTTCGcagccgcccacgccgcgcCGCACCCGCTGCAGCTCTACGGCGGCTGGTTCTGCCCCTTCGTGCAGCGCGCCTGGATCGTGCTGGCCGAGAAGCACATTCCGCACCAGTACGTCGAGATCAACCCGTACCGCAAGGAGCCCGAGTTCCTGGCGCTCAACCCGCGCGGGCTGGTGCCCACGCTGGTTGTCGACCTgccgtcatcatcatcgtcatcatcacTATCATCATCAGCCGGAGGAAAGGAGgaggcgacgacgacgacgaagaaaaagaagacgCTCTACGAAAGCACGGTCATCTGCGAATTCCTCGACGAGGCCTACGCCGACGAGCAAGCGCACGGCCccaggctgctgccggccggggacgggccggcggcggcgtacgAGCGCGCGCGCTGCCGGCTGTGGATCAACCACATCGTCACGCGGGTCGTGCCGGCGTTCTaccggctgctgcagcacaCGCCGCAGAAGGAGTACGGCATCGAGGAGGCGCGGGCGGGGCTGCTGGACGGGCTGAAGGCGTTTGCGCGGGAGATGCTGGACGCCCGGGCgagggatggggatggggatgcgGGTGGGGACGGGAAAGAAGGCCCGTGGTTCCTCGGGGACCGGTTTAGTCTCGTCGATGTCATGCTCGCGCCGTGGGCGAAGAGGCTGTTCCTGATTGACCACTACAAGCCGGGCGGGGTGGGGATCCCGAAGAAGGGCGAGaggggcgaggacgaggaggtgTGGGCGAGGTGGGACCGCTGGTTCGACGCGGTGGTGGAGAGGGAGAGTGTGAAGGCCACGTGGAGCGACGAGGCGAGGTACATCGAGGCGTATAAGCGCTATGCGGAGGACACGACGCAGTCTGAGGTCGGGCAGGCTACCAGACAGGGGCGGAGTCTGCCTTGAGTTGGCGCCATGAGGTGCCTACGTGAGCAGCAGGCCTAACTCGACGGTTGCTTTGAATGTGAAGGCGATGAACTAGTTTCGGCGTTCCATCTGGCCCAGTATTTTTTTCTTCTATCTGGCACAATATCTTTTGGTTCCATCCGCGGCGCAGATTGCGAGGAGGATCACTTCATCCTGTTGTCAGCAGCGAACGCTGGACAGAACTCAGATGGCTCAAAGGCATTTTGCTCGCTCCGTGTCTCAAGCTAGCCAAATAGCCCATTAACTAGGCGGACCGTGAACGCTCACAGACACGCGGAATGGCGCAATATGTGGCATATGCGTGTGCTCTCGAGCATTAGGTAGTCTTacaacagcaacagcttCGGCCAGGAGGGCCTTGGCTCTCGTACGCAACGCAACTGTAGACGCCACAGACAAAGGTCAGTCAAATCAAATTTGATTATCTCCGGCTACATATCAACTGAATACCGAGATAGTTTGCCGTTCTGAACTGTAGTCAACGGACGAGGTCGAATCAGTGGTCCACACCCAGCggtaaccctaacccttgaTCTCACCCCTACCCCGCTGTTGGCAATCTCTGCGGGTCGGAATAAGCGTTGCTTGTTGGTCAGCCCGAGGCAATGATGTAGCAAGGACTGGTGACACAAGGCCCATAGCATCGAGCGCTCTGAATTTTTGCACTGATATCGGTGTTTTATATTCACTCTTGATTCGCATTTTAGCCATCGTTTTTTTTCGATTTTGACGGTCTTATcagcgcagcgcggcgaccCCAATCCCGTGCGTGCTCACTCTCGTTTCACCGTTTGTCGATTCATCCCGTCCACTTCATCACCCTGCGCCCCTCATCAGCCGTAGCCACGGCGCACAGCTGCCGATCGCCAAGATAGGCCGCAGACACGGACCAGGGGCGCGCCCAGCTCGGGGCAGGCAGTTcttcgacgaggacgacaacTACGACGACCATCGCGACTTTGTCGTGCTTGACGACTTTCGCGTGCAGGGCAAGCAGCGCCAGTCTTCCAAGCCCAAGAAGAACAGAGGCCGGCGACAGAACAGGCGCAGCGCCAACATGGGCCAGGAGCAGTCCTACGTGACCGAGGACACTCCGCCTCTGACCCTCTCGGAGCgcagcctcgccgccgtcgccgactaCATCAAGTcgggccgcgcccgccgcatcGTGGTCAtgaccggcgccggcatctcGACCGCTGCAGGGAGTGCGTTCCCTCCACTCAACCCTCCCTTATTTGATATCCTCCTCACAAACGTTAACACAACCTCACTTACTAAcccccgcgcccgcccccgccagTCCCCGACTTCCGCTCCCCGGACACAGGCCTCTACGCCAacctggcggcgctggacctgcccgagcccgaggcgGTCTTCGACCTGGGCTTCTTCCGGCAGAACCCGGCGCCGTTCTacgcgctcgcgcgcgagctcTACCCGGGCGCGCGCTACCGCCCGACCATCGCCCACGTCTTcgtcgccctgctggcccgcAAGGGCCTGCTGCGCATGCTCTTCACCCAGAACATCGACtgcctcgagcgcgccgccggcgtgccgccccacctcgtcgtcgaggcccaCGGCAGCTTCGCCACCCAGAGCTGCATCGACTGCAAGGCGCCcttcgccgacggcgagcgcaTGCGCGCCTGCGTCGCGCGCGGCGAGCCCCCCCGCTGCGAGACGTGCGGCGGCCTGGTGAAGCCGGATATCGTCTTCTTCGGGGAGGCGCTGCCGCGGGACTTCTTCGAGAAGAGCGCCGCGGTCAAGGAGGCCGATCTGATTCTCGTCATGGGCACGAGCCTGCAGGTGCATCCCTTCGCCGGGCTGCCGAACATGGCCGACCCGGAGGTCCCGAGGGTGCTGTTCAATCTGCAGCAGGTCGGGTCCTTCGGCACGCGAGCGGACGACGTCATGGTGCTGGGGGACTGCGATGCCGGGGTGCGAATGCTGGCGGATGAGCTGGGGTGgcgcgaggagctggagagCTCGTGGCGGAAGCTGGTCGgtgacgaggaggccgagcggcAGCTGCAGGGCGCTAAGAAGAGGGTTaccgcgctgcgcgacgaggTGACCAAGCTGGCGGacgaggtggaggaggtTCTTCACATCGGTGATAAGGAGAAGGGCCGCACGGAGAAGGATGAGCCCTCGGAGCAGGACCTGGGGACTCCAGCCTCACATCATGCCGGGGATGCGCAAGAAAAGGGACAGGCAGATGCAACGCCACCGGCTGTTGAGTCTCAGTCGGAAGACAAGAAGACGCCGCACGAGGGTCCAAGTCCGCATGGAGAGGAGAAGGCAGACGGCCCGGAGGACGccaaggaaaaggagaaggctGTCTTGTAAGAATCTTGAAGGTCTAGCTCTTTGCGATATTTTGTCTTGGCATCAGCAATGGTTGGCATACATCAACGGGCATGGTTGTCTTTGAAAATGGAGTAATGCAAGGTGCTCAAGGGTGACTGCCTGGACGAGTTTGCTCCGTTTCGCCCTCTTCTACAGTTTCTCGACTTGTGAAACTCAGTCCCTTCCTCAACAGCGACCGGCCACCAATGGATCTACGTTGTGCCATTGGTTCACCCACCTCCTCTGCCTGTCGATAGATAGATGAACGTTTAACCGAACCCTCCTttaatttttttttttttttttctcgaCGAGGTTGAGACCTCGGTTTTGCTCTACGATTGCTGCTCGAGTGACCATACTCTGCCTGTGGATGATCAAGTTGTCATCTAAGCGGCTCACCTATTGTGTGGCTGCAAAGTCTATTGTCATCCGATCAACAATGGGCGCCAATGACCCACAGTGTAGTGTACAATCCGATTGTTCCATCGCAACCAACCTGTTCATTCTATTCAGGGCTTTGTTGTGAATAGTATCGCAACCACCCGACAGCAAATTGGAGGCCAAGTCTGTATATTAGACCGCCTCCCGCCATGACGTGGTCAAGCTTTGTTTTGGGTGCAAAACCCTGCGAGAACGGTGACGGTCAACCACGGTGGTGCTTGAAGCCTGTACAGGAGCAGAGACGGTTGTGGCTTGACGGTTTACTCTCGCTGTTGACCACACACGCAAAGGCCTTCGACAACTCGGAGACGACCGAGACGACACGATGATCTCCTTCCAGCTTCCGCAGTCTCGGCGTGGTGGTCCCTTGGGCTTGACCCAGCAGGAATCCTCTGGGAGGATGGCCGCACCGCCAAGGACCCCGCTGCCTGTCAAGGAGGAGATCGAGTACGCCTCTGTCTTCGACAGCGACGACTCAGACTCCGACGACGAATCCGAATCCAACTACCCGGCCGTGCTCACATTCATCCGACGAAGCATCCccccgacggcggcagcacgcaAGC is part of the Thermothielavioides terrestris NRRL 8126 chromosome 2, complete sequence genome and encodes:
- a CDS encoding uncharacterized protein (Contains conserved domain SIR2[COG0846], NAD-dependent protein deacetylases, SIR2 family), producing the protein MGQEQSYVTEDTPPLTLSERSLAAVADYIKSGRARRIVVMTGAGISTAAGIPDFRSPDTGLYANLAALDLPEPEAVFDLGFFRQNPAPFYALARELYPGARYRPTIAHVFVALLARKGLLRMLFTQNIDCLERAAGVPPHLVVEAHGSFATQSCIDCKAPFADGERMRACVARGEPPRCETCGGLVKPDIVFFGEALPRDFFEKSAAVKEADLILVMGTSLQVHPFAGLPNMADPEVPRVLFNLQQVGSFGTRADDVMVLGDCDAGVRMLADELGWREELESSWRKLVGDEEAERQLQGAKKRVTALRDEVTKLADEVEEVLHIGDKEKGRTEKDEPSEQDLGTPASHHAGDAQEKGQADATPPAVESQSEDKKTPHEGPSPHGEEKADGPEDAKEKEKAVL